A window of the Dioscorea cayenensis subsp. rotundata cultivar TDr96_F1 chromosome 14, TDr96_F1_v2_PseudoChromosome.rev07_lg8_w22 25.fasta, whole genome shotgun sequence genome harbors these coding sequences:
- the LOC120276103 gene encoding uncharacterized protein LOC120276103 — MEDIPSSKRQREDSEESPEVKRLCDDLFLDMLDDDVDAGDRDPRVQDLASVMKSLEEEIGLPALAPAVEEAQPDLGFLLGASDDELGLPPAPVSSEEDGEDVDVVTGGLEAEGGGYGDQIWVFDDERGHDF, encoded by the coding sequence ATGGAGGACATACCAAGTTCCAAGAGGCAGCGCGAGGACTCCGAGGAGTCGCCGGAAGTGAAACGGCTGTGTGATGACCTCTttcttgatatgcttgatgATGATGTCGACGCCGGCGATAGGGATCCGAGGGTACAGGATTTGGCCTCTGTGATGAAGAGTTTAGAGGAGGAAATCGGGTTGCCGGCGCTAGCGCCGGCAGTGGAGGAAGCGCAGCCGGATCTTGGGTTTCTTCTTGGGGCGTCGGATGATGAGTTAGGGTTGCCGCCGGCGCCGGTTTCGTCGGAGGAGGATGGAGAGGATGTGGATGTGGTTACTGGTGGTTTGGAGGCGGAGGGTGGTGGTTATGGAGACCAGATCTGGGTGTTTGATGATGAGAGGGGTCACGACTTTTGA